The following coding sequences are from one Solea solea chromosome 11, fSolSol10.1, whole genome shotgun sequence window:
- the mad2l2 gene encoding mitotic spindle assembly checkpoint protein MAD2B: protein MTTLTRQDLNFGQVVADILCEFLEVAIHLILYVREVYPSGIFQKRKKYNVPVQMSCHPELNQYIQDTLHCVKPLIEKNDAEKVVVVIMDKEHHPVERFVFEISQPPLLSISSDTLLSHVEQLLRAFILKISVCDAVLNNNPPGCSFTVLVHTRDSATRNMEKVQVIKDFPWIVADEQEVHMQEPRLIPLKTMTSDIVKMQLYVEERAQKT from the exons ATGACAACTCTTACAAGACAAGACCTTAATTTTGGACAAG TGGTTGCTGACATCCTCTGTGAATTCCTTGAGGTCGCTATTCATCTTATCCTGTATGTCCGCGAAGTTTATCCCTCTGGAATATTccagaagagaaagaaatacAACGTACCTGTGCAG ATGTCATGCCACCCAGAGCTAAATCAGTATATTCAAGACACACTACACTGTGTGAAGCCACTCATTGAAAAG AATGATGCAGAGAAGGTGGTAGTTGTCATCATGGACAAAGAGCATCATCCAGTGGAGAGATTTGTGTTTGAGATTTCCCAACCTCCGCTACTGTCCATCAG CTCAGACACTTTACTCTCACATGTAGAGCAGCTGCTGAGGGCATTCATCCtgaaaatcagtgtgtgtgacgctgttttaaataataaccCACCAG GGTGTTCCTTCACAGTACTTGTACATACCAGAGATTCTGCCACACGTAACATGGAGAAAGTTCAAGTCATCAAG GATTTCCCATGGATAGTTGCTGATGAGCAGGAAGTTCACATGCAGGAGCCAAGACTCATCCCACTGAAGACCATGACATCTGACATCGTAAAA ATGCAGCTCTACGTTGAGGAGAGAGCCCAGAAAACATAG
- the tmem82 gene encoding transmembrane protein 82 isoform X1 — translation MLSFITSLFPTSFLPGWLILDANPLISLLQGLVGSCGIAVLCSLMRVHLFLEDESCRDEKESSNHSRSTHLRRSQSGLSGRIHFFIVTLLLAVVGSRVASLVVLEFCLRAVSGWVTAGPDSRKFVQQLLVQGQFSLGCALSCSLHFLHEGAAQRWLSLLLAAALSWFLAQQATRLLHHVTALYKLHSSQRYCGVCIGLLASGGRLLPALCRTTIITFSVAVVAAVSIINQHFLSASEALKFWTPLTICYTLLVVYMQEEQHRLPSSQAVLNTVVVRLGGLMVLMLTVGRWADVIHILICFLGEASCLIPTMDLLDAALYQDEEDYTDYAKRDHRQRPREKEKEHK, via the exons ATGTTATCCTTCATCACCTCGCTTTTCCCGACTTCCTTCCTGCCTGGTTGGTTGATTTTAGATGCAAATCCACTGATTAGTTTACTTCAAG GACTCGTGGGTTCGTGTGGGATCGCTGTTCTGTGCTCCTTGATGAGAGTGCACTTATTTTTAGAAGACGAAAG TTGCAGGGATGAAAAAGAATCATCAAACCATAGCAGATCCACTCATCTCAGGAGAAGTCAATCTGGACTTAGTGGGAGGATCCACTTTTTCATTGTGACTTTGTTACTGGCTGTAGTGGGATCCCGTGTGGCTTCTTTGGTGGTACTAGAATTCTGTCTTCGGGCCGTCTCTGGATGGGTCACAGCTGGACCA GATTCCAGGAAATTTGTACAGCAGCTGTTAGTGCAAGGCCAGTTCTCTCTGGGCTGTGCCCTCAGCTGCAGTCTACACTTTCTCCACGAGGGGGCGGCCCAGCGCTGGCTATCCCTGCTCTTGGCCGCAGCTCTCAGCTGGTTCCTGGCTCAGCAGGCCACACGCCTGCTGCATCATGTCACAGCTCTTTACAAACTCCACAGCTCGCAGCGCTACTGTGGCGTCTGCATCGGCCTCCTGGCATCAGGGGGTCGCCTGCTGCCCGCACTGTGCAGGACGACCATCATCACCTTCTCTGTGGCTGTGGTCGCTGCTGTGTCAATCATTAATCAACACTTCCTCTCTGCATCAGAGGCCCTTAAGTTCTGGACACCACTGACCATCTGTTACACACTGTTGGTGGTGTACATGCAGG AGGAGCAGCACCGTCTGCCGAGCAGCCAGGCTGTCCTCAACACAGTGGTGGTGCGCCTCGGGGGGCTGATGGTCCTGATGTTGACTGTTGGACGCTGGGCTGACGTGATCCACATCCTAATTTGTTTCTTGGGTGAGGCCAGCTGCCTGATTCCCACCATGGATCTGCTGGATGCAGCATTATATCAG GATGAAGAGGATTACACAGACTATGCAAAGAGGGATCATCGACAAAGGCCACGGGAAAAGGAGAAGGAGCACAAGTGA
- the tmem82 gene encoding transmembrane protein 82 isoform X2: MLSFITSLFPTSFLPGWLILDANPLISLLQGLVGSCGIAVLCSLMRVHLFLEDERDEKESSNHSRSTHLRRSQSGLSGRIHFFIVTLLLAVVGSRVASLVVLEFCLRAVSGWVTAGPDSRKFVQQLLVQGQFSLGCALSCSLHFLHEGAAQRWLSLLLAAALSWFLAQQATRLLHHVTALYKLHSSQRYCGVCIGLLASGGRLLPALCRTTIITFSVAVVAAVSIINQHFLSASEALKFWTPLTICYTLLVVYMQEEQHRLPSSQAVLNTVVVRLGGLMVLMLTVGRWADVIHILICFLGEASCLIPTMDLLDAALYQDEEDYTDYAKRDHRQRPREKEKEHK, from the exons ATGTTATCCTTCATCACCTCGCTTTTCCCGACTTCCTTCCTGCCTGGTTGGTTGATTTTAGATGCAAATCCACTGATTAGTTTACTTCAAG GACTCGTGGGTTCGTGTGGGATCGCTGTTCTGTGCTCCTTGATGAGAGTGCACTTATTTTTAGAAGACGAAAG GGATGAAAAAGAATCATCAAACCATAGCAGATCCACTCATCTCAGGAGAAGTCAATCTGGACTTAGTGGGAGGATCCACTTTTTCATTGTGACTTTGTTACTGGCTGTAGTGGGATCCCGTGTGGCTTCTTTGGTGGTACTAGAATTCTGTCTTCGGGCCGTCTCTGGATGGGTCACAGCTGGACCA GATTCCAGGAAATTTGTACAGCAGCTGTTAGTGCAAGGCCAGTTCTCTCTGGGCTGTGCCCTCAGCTGCAGTCTACACTTTCTCCACGAGGGGGCGGCCCAGCGCTGGCTATCCCTGCTCTTGGCCGCAGCTCTCAGCTGGTTCCTGGCTCAGCAGGCCACACGCCTGCTGCATCATGTCACAGCTCTTTACAAACTCCACAGCTCGCAGCGCTACTGTGGCGTCTGCATCGGCCTCCTGGCATCAGGGGGTCGCCTGCTGCCCGCACTGTGCAGGACGACCATCATCACCTTCTCTGTGGCTGTGGTCGCTGCTGTGTCAATCATTAATCAACACTTCCTCTCTGCATCAGAGGCCCTTAAGTTCTGGACACCACTGACCATCTGTTACACACTGTTGGTGGTGTACATGCAGG AGGAGCAGCACCGTCTGCCGAGCAGCCAGGCTGTCCTCAACACAGTGGTGGTGCGCCTCGGGGGGCTGATGGTCCTGATGTTGACTGTTGGACGCTGGGCTGACGTGATCCACATCCTAATTTGTTTCTTGGGTGAGGCCAGCTGCCTGATTCCCACCATGGATCTGCTGGATGCAGCATTATATCAG GATGAAGAGGATTACACAGACTATGCAAAGAGGGATCATCGACAAAGGCCACGGGAAAAGGAGAAGGAGCACAAGTGA